From the genome of Candidatus Electrothrix communis, one region includes:
- a CDS encoding methyltransferase domain-containing protein — MSKLIENFDYYILSIPLESITKKICQATGKPTRYTQETIETYINEARAALNFIHPLLSQRNARILEVGAGICILSLFLKKEGFDIIALEPATAGFGFFSTFQRFFIEYYKEIALEILPYPAKDLSKNNVGTFDLIFSFNVMEHIPDPLSTLHVLLDVLNRKGKMAHSCPNYSIPYEPHFGVPVLASSPRLSYLLFFKKISRNMALWNSLNFITYQEVIKFTHQHNLTVYFQQGLLYKVFSRIEYDPIFRERQKSFFIMALFSMLRLTGTINLLKILPPRCATPMQFIISKA, encoded by the coding sequence ATGTCAAAACTTATAGAAAACTTTGATTATTATATTCTATCAATCCCTCTCGAATCAATCACAAAGAAAATATGTCAAGCAACAGGGAAACCAACAAGATATACTCAAGAAACAATAGAAACCTACATCAATGAAGCTCGGGCCGCTTTGAATTTTATTCACCCGTTATTATCCCAACGCAACGCACGTATTCTTGAAGTTGGGGCTGGTATATGTATTTTGAGTTTGTTTCTCAAGAAAGAAGGATTTGATATTATCGCATTGGAGCCCGCCACAGCAGGCTTTGGTTTTTTTTCCACCTTTCAAAGATTTTTTATCGAGTATTACAAGGAAATAGCGCTTGAAATTCTGCCCTATCCAGCAAAAGATTTATCCAAAAATAACGTCGGTACATTCGATCTTATTTTCAGCTTCAATGTCATGGAACATATTCCAGATCCGCTTTCAACGCTACATGTCCTTCTCGATGTACTCAACAGGAAAGGAAAAATGGCCCACTCATGCCCTAACTATTCTATTCCCTATGAACCACACTTCGGGGTACCAGTACTGGCGAGCTCGCCGAGATTAAGCTACCTCCTTTTTTTCAAAAAAATATCCCGAAATATGGCACTATGGAATTCTCTCAACTTTATTACGTACCAGGAGGTAATAAAGTTTACTCACCAACATAACCTCACGGTTTATTTTCAACAAGGGCTTCTCTATAAGGTTTTCTCAAGAATTGAATATGATCCCATTTTTCGAGAACGACAAAAAAGTTTTTTTATCATGGCACTGTTCTCGATGTTACGCTTAACAGGTACAATCAACCTGTTAAAGATACTACCTCCACGCTGTGCAACGCCAATGCAGTTCATTATTTCCAAAGCATAA